The Candidatus Kaelpia imicola region ACCGAAACGACATATCTTTCTCCGGGAAATCTTTCGTCTTGGGTTGTTTTCTCAAGTTTTAAAGTAAAAACAACTCCATCATCAGCTTCAATAGTAGCTTCACCATTTTGAATTAATTGTCGAGATATTAAATCAGTTTTTACTCTTCTTGCCAAAGCGGAAGAAGATAGTAAAAACACTCCAATAAATACAGATAAAACAACACCTTTAAAATATTTCATATCTATATTAATTTAAGCCCCTATGACTATAAATATACCAGATAATAAGGCGAGATACAAATTAAGCGTTATACGCCTATAAACTGCAGCTCAACTGTCCTTTGACGAGACTTGTTATCGCATTCTACAAATACAATCTGCTGCCAGGTTCCAAGAGTCAATTTTCCGCCTCTAAACGGCACAGAGAGTGATGGACCTATTAATGAAGCCCTGAGGTGGGAAAATCCGTTTCCATCCCCCCAAGTGGCATTATGGGAGTATTTTCCCTCTTTTGGAACCAATTTCTGGAGTAATTGAGGCAGATCATGGACCAAGCCGGATTCATACTCTATAACGGTCAAAAGAGCGGTAGAGCCCGGTATAAAACATGTCACTACACCCTTTTTCATCTTTAATTTAGATAGAGCCGCTTGAACATCTCCTGTTATATCAATTATGTCTCCATCTCCAGTTGTAGAGAGATTCAACTGCTCTTCTTCAATTCTAATACTATTATCTGCCATGGCGATCTAACCTCCCCTCTTTTTTAGCTATTTTCTTGGAAATAGCCCTCTTTTTGCCTTTAAAGTTTAACTGTGCCGTCTTATTCTGCCTGTTTTTCATCTCTCTCATAAAAGATTATCCCGGAGGCCAGGAAAACTTCCTGCCGCCCAAGAGGTGTAAATGGATATGAAATACGTCTTGGCCGGCATCTTTATTGTTATTAAAAACAAGCCTAAAACCTGATTCAGTTACACCCTCATCCTGAGCAAGTTTTTTAGCAACAAGAACCATCTTCCCAGCTAGATTTGAGTCTTCTTCATTAAGATCAGATATTCTCTCAATATGCTTTCTATGAATAATCAATATATGCGTTGGAGCTTGAGGGTTAATATCACGGAATGCTACTAAATCATCATCTTGATAGATAAGCTCAGTTGGAATCTCACCATTTAATATTTTGCAAAATATGCACTCCATATCTCCTCCTAAATATCTTTTATATCTACTTTGAGAGTATCTGTATCTAAAATTGCAACAGTAGAATCACCTGTCAACCAACCTGCCGCCTCACCAGGATTAACAAATAGCGCTGCCTCCCCCCTTCTTACCTCTACATTATGAGTATGGCCGAAGAGCACTATATCTGTTTTTTCATTCTTATATTGCCCGATATCATGAACTACAACTATCTTCTTATTACCAAGAGTAAGTATAAAGGGCACTTCTTTTATCTTGCCTTCTGACCTTTTCTTAAGACCATCTCTTTCTCCGTCACAGTTCCCAAATACCCCCGCCCAGTCACAGTTAAGTTCAGAAAACGGAATTAAACTAAAAGGTGCAACATAATCGCCGCAATGGATAACAAAACCAACTTCTTTTTTATTGAATAGATCAACCGCAGCCTTTACCTTGACTACATTATCATGAGTATCTGATATTACACCTATCTTCATAGCATATTAAATTCTAACAGAATTAATCCTGTTTGCAATTTATAATTATTTATGATAAAAAATGAGGGCAATGGATAAGATAAATGAGCTCTGGAATATAGTCAAGCAGCTAAGGGGTGAGAAAGGCTGCCCCTGGGATAAAGAACAGGATGAAAAGACTCTTCTCCCCTATCTTATTGAGGAAGTATATGAAGTAGCCCAGGCAATTGAAGAGGATGATAAAAAAGGGTTGCTTGAGGAGTTGGGGGATCTGCTGTTTACAGTCTTATCCTACCTACATATCGCAGAAGAAAAAAAATACTTCTTAAAAGATGAGGTCATAGATAGAATCTCGAAAAAGATGATTGAACGTCACCCTCATGTATTTTCAGACAAAGACCTTAAAACATCCGATGAAGCCTTAACTCACTGGTACGACCTAAAGAGCAAGGAAGACAAAAAGAAAGATAAATCAATTCTTGATAATGTTCCCAAAAATATATCCTCTCTTATAAGATCAAAACTAATTCAAGAGCGAGCGTCACGGGTAGGGTTTGACTGGAAGAAATCAAAAGAGGCATTTAAAAAAGTAAAAGAAGAGATACTTGAAGTCGAAGAACACCTTGATAAAGAAAATGAAAAAGATAGATTATCTGAAGAGTTCGGAGACCTCTTCTTTGCCCTTGTAAATGTCTGCAGGCTCTTAAAGATAGATCCTGAAGTAAAACTACGCGATGCAATAGATAAATTCACCAAGCGCTTTAACTATATTGAAGAGAAGATAAAAGAGAAAGATAAATCTCTTTATGATACTACCTTAACTGAGATGGAAAAACTTTGGCAAGAGAGTAAAGATATTTGATTTTGTAATTAAAACTTCCACTCATCCCCTTTTAAGAAATCATTACCTTGATTAAAGAGCTTGTTTAACATGTCGAGCATATTACGCTTCATCTTCCTTTTAAACTTAGTCATCTCTTCAGGATGATTGGACTGAATATGCCCAAGGATATTATTTTGAATATTACTTAATAAATCTATTAAATCATTTGCTTCAACAATAATCTTCTGACCACAGTGACACTCAATTGCAATTCTATAACTTTTTAATCCCTCTCGCATCTCACCCTCCTAAGGTTGTCTTAAGTATACCCGATTAAAATCTAAATCACAAATTCCAAATCAAAAATAAAATAAGAATAAATATCAATATCCCGGCAACTATCTTTATCCAACCTGACCTCTTTCCTATTGATACGCTCTCTCCGCAATAAAGACATAACAGGGAGTCCTTAGGTATCATATTCTTACAATGGGGGCACTCTATCGGATCATCAAAATCTAAATCTTCAGCTACTTCTTCATGTTCAACAAAATCTAAATATTCATCATCATCCATCTTTAACTCCTGCTCTAACAGCCTTTTTAACAGCCTCCTCAACCGTTTCGCAATGAACTAACTCACCTCTCTTGCTCTCACCTTCACCTTGAGTTATATGCCAGCTCTTTACTGCAAAGAGAGGCTTCTTTGATATCAAGGCATAACTTATCTCATTCAATGTTCCATATGAGCCATCTATTGCAATGATACTATCAGCATTCATAATAATTAGAGCATTCCTTATCTCACCCAATCCTGTAACCATCGCCAAGTCTACATACTTATTAGCCCTATCTTTATCTCTTCCAGGTAATATCCCTATTGTGAAACCACCAGCTTCTTTAGCTCCTCTTGAGGCTGCCTCCATAACACCACCTAAGCCACCTGTAATCAAAATCGCATTGTTTTCGGCAATCAAGCGCCCGCACTTCTTGGCCATTTTCAAAATCTCTTCAGTCGCTCTAGAGCCACCGATAACAGCTATTCTCTGTCTATTCTTTATATCACTATTTACCATAACCAACCCTCTTAAGGAAAAGACTATCTTTTCTCCATTTATCATTAATCTTAACCTTTAAATCAAGATAGACTCTTTTGCTTAAAAAAACTTCAATCTCTTCTCTGGCATCAATCCCTACCTCTTTAAGCATACTTCCCTTCTTACCTATTAATATAGCCTTCTGCCCACTCTTCTCAACATATATAGTTACCTCTATAACAACTAAGTCTTTTTTCTTCTCTAAGAACTCATCAACGGATACCGCAATAGAGAAAGGCAGCTCCTGATAAGTACGAGAGAGTATCTTCTCTCTTATAACCTCTGCAACATGAAACCTAGTTGATTTATCGCTAAGCTGGTCCTTAGGATAATAGAATGGTCCTTGGGGTATATTCTTAGTTATTAGCTCTAGAAGCCTATCTGTATTAATACCCTTCGTTGCGCTAAGAGGTACATACTCATCAAACTTATTCCACTTTGATATCTCTTCCAATATAAAGAGTATATCCGGCTTCCTAACTAAATCAACCTTATTTAAAATGACAAACTTTGGCTTCTTTATAGGTTTGATCATGTCAAATATACGCTCATCTTCTTTCTCTATACCTTTCCGGGCATCTATCATAACAACTATGATATCTGCATCATCTAATGATGATTCGGCTTCCTTAAGCATGTACTTATCCAATAAAAACTTCGACTTATGCATTCCAGGAGTATCCAAAAATATTATTTGAAAATTATCCTTTGTTAAAATAGCAGCTATCTTATCTCTTGTGGTTTTGGGGGTTGATGAGACAATTGACACCTTCTCCCCCATAAACATATTTATCAAAGTAGACTTACCGACATTAGGTCTGCCTATAACAGCAACAAAACCTGAATGTGCAATCTTATTATCAGCTGATTTTTGCTCCATCTTCAACTTCCCTCTCTGTAGTTAATATAGTTATACCTCCGGAGTCCTTAGCTGCAAGAAGCATACCGCAAGATTCAACACCTCTAATCACCGCCGGCTCAATATTCAAAACAACAACTGCCTGCTTACCCACTAAAGTATCTTTTTCATAATAAGGTTTGATTCCCGCTACAAGCTGTCTCTCCTCATCTCCCAAAGAGACCTTTATAACGTAAAGCTTATCTGCATCGGGATGATCCTGAACCTCTTTAATGGTTCCAACACCTAATTCCATATTTTTAAACTCATCAAGACTTATCATCTCGACCTCCTTATTCTAACTTTTAATTTAAATCTCTATCTGAGATAACTCTAATCCCTTCTCTCTTTAAAAGAGCTGTTGTTACCCCGTCTCCCCTTTTTAAGATATGCGAAAAACTGCCATCATAGATTAAGCCTACCCCGCAAGAGGGACTACTATATTTCATTATTGCATACTTAACATTATTATTCTTTGCTATTTTTAAAGCCTCTCCGGCACCTTTAATAAATAGGCTTGTTAAATCATAACCTTATAGGTTTATAACCCTTGATACTCCATTCAAAACAGCCTCTCCGTCTCCATCGGATATTTCTGAGACAACCCTTGGGGTACCTAGGCCAGCTAAAACCTCAGGGCAAATATCTACTATTTTATGCCCCTGACAAAACTCTTCTACAATACAGTTTGATCTGCTCTCTCCATCATAACAACATTTTTTACCAACAAGACAGGAGCTTACTAATATAATATCAGTTCCAGGAGGGATCGGACTTCTTCTTCTTTTTGACATATGTTGCTATCTTAGAACGGTCTGATTTTTTAAGGTCACTAAAAAATATAGCTATACTATAGTTGTCAATATCGTCAGCTGGTAATTCCGGCTCTGTTCTCACCACTATACCATCACAGGCAATCTTATGAGACTTTTTTTTGCCCATTAGAGGAACAAACATAACGATCTTAAGTTTTGTCATAACAGGAATAAACTTATCAATCCGGCAGTATGCTCCACCGCAGCTGATATTTATTGTCTCTGTTATAAAATCAGCATCGGTATGAAAAAGCTTAAGCGGTAATACTGCATCCAAGCGATAATGTTTCCGTCTATCTTGCATGTTTATATAGTATCAAATTTTGGATTTAAAAACAATATTACTCTATCTTAATAAATCTGCCCCCTGGAAGAGTCGAACTCCCATTCCAGGCTCCGGAGGCCTGTACTTTATCCTCTTAAGCTAAGGGGGCATAAGATACTAATTTAAAACCCTAAGCTCTATATCCGTACTAAGGTTATTTTTAAAAACCTCCAAGTCTTGCCCTGAACCAACTATACTCCCATAATGCATTGGAATAGCTATCTTAGCCCCTACCCTCTCCGCAGCTTGAGCTGCTTCTCTTCCGTCCATAGTATATGTACCGCCTATAGGAAGAAGAGCAATATCTACATCCAGATCATCCATCTCAAATATTAAGTCGGTATCTCCTGCATGATATATTGACACGCCATCTATCTCTATCACATAGCCTATCCAGGAGTTTGACTTAGGATGATTATCTTTATTTATATTATATGCAGGGAATGCCCTGATCTTAAAACCAGCAACCTCTTTATGATCATAAGGAACCATTGTAACAATATTAGTATCCTTTAAAAAAGAGATCTTAACATTTTCAGGTAACACTAAACAAGTCTCGTCCTTGCTTAACTTTAAGATATCTTCTTCTGAAAAATGATCAAAGTGAGGGTGAGTTATAAGTATCAGATCCGCAAGTTTTAAATCCTTGATTTTCCAAGGATCTACATAGATAACCTTACCTCTATGCTCTATTCTAAAACTTGCATGAGAAAGCCACTCAATAGCATCTAAAACTTCGCTCATTCCTCTTTCTTATCTTGAGCCTCTGAATCAGATACCACCTTTCCTTCTTCTTTAGTCTCTTCTGTTTCAGCTGCAACTTCAGGGGCTTTCTCTTTTGTCTCAACAGTTTCAGCATCTAGAGACTCTTCTTC contains the following coding sequences:
- the mazG gene encoding nucleoside triphosphate pyrophosphohydrolase — translated: MDKINELWNIVKQLRGEKGCPWDKEQDEKTLLPYLIEEVYEVAQAIEEDDKKGLLEELGDLLFTVLSYLHIAEEKKYFLKDEVIDRISKKMIERHPHVFSDKDLKTSDEALTHWYDLKSKEDKKKDKSILDNVPKNISSLIRSKLIQERASRVGFDWKKSKEAFKKVKEEILEVEEHLDKENEKDRLSEEFGDLFFALVNVCRLLKIDPEVKLRDAIDKFTKRFNYIEEKIKEKDKSLYDTTLTEMEKLWQESKDI
- a CDS encoding MBL fold metallo-hydrolase, with amino-acid sequence MSEVLDAIEWLSHASFRIEHRGKVIYVDPWKIKDLKLADLILITHPHFDHFSEEDILKLSKDETCLVLPENVKISFLKDTNIVTMVPYDHKEVAGFKIRAFPAYNINKDNHPKSNSWIGYVIEIDGVSIYHAGDTDLIFEMDDLDVDIALLPIGGTYTMDGREAAQAAERVGAKIAIPMHYGSIVGSGQDLEVFKNNLSTDIELRVLN
- a CDS encoding PilZ domain-containing protein, whose amino-acid sequence is MQDRRKHYRLDAVLPLKLFHTDADFITETINISCGGAYCRIDKFIPVMTKLKIVMFVPLMGKKKSHKIACDGIVVRTEPELPADDIDNYSIAIFFSDLKKSDRSKIATYVKKKKKSDPSWN
- a CDS encoding secondary thiamine-phosphate synthase enzyme YjbQ, with the protein product MADNSIRIEEEQLNLSTTGDGDIIDITGDVQAALSKLKMKKGVVTCFIPGSTALLTVIEYESGLVHDLPQLLQKLVPKEGKYSHNATWGDGNGFSHLRASLIGPSLSVPFRGGKLTLGTWQQIVFVECDNKSRQRTVELQFIGV
- a CDS encoding histidine triad nucleotide-binding protein, which codes for MECIFCKILNGEIPTELIYQDDDLVAFRDINPQAPTHILIIHRKHIERISDLNEEDSNLAGKMVLVAKKLAQDEGVTESGFRLVFNNNKDAGQDVFHIHLHLLGGRKFSWPPG
- a CDS encoding TIGR00725 family protein → MVNSDIKNRQRIAVIGGSRATEEILKMAKKCGRLIAENNAILITGGLGGVMEAASRGAKEAGGFTIGILPGRDKDRANKYVDLAMVTGLGEIRNALIIMNADSIIAIDGSYGTLNEISYALISKKPLFAVKSWHITQGEGESKRGELVHCETVEEAVKKAVRAGVKDG
- the era gene encoding GTPase Era, whose protein sequence is MEQKSADNKIAHSGFVAVIGRPNVGKSTLINMFMGEKVSIVSSTPKTTRDKIAAILTKDNFQIIFLDTPGMHKSKFLLDKYMLKEAESSLDDADIIVVMIDARKGIEKEDERIFDMIKPIKKPKFVILNKVDLVRKPDILFILEEISKWNKFDEYVPLSATKGINTDRLLELITKNIPQGPFYYPKDQLSDKSTRFHVAEVIREKILSRTYQELPFSIAVSVDEFLEKKKDLVVIEVTIYVEKSGQKAILIGKKGSMLKEVGIDAREEIEVFLSKRVYLDLKVKINDKWRKDSLFLKRVGYGK
- a CDS encoding metallophosphoesterase, producing the protein MKIGVISDTHDNVVKVKAAVDLFNKKEVGFVIHCGDYVAPFSLIPFSELNCDWAGVFGNCDGERDGLKKRSEGKIKEVPFILTLGNKKIVVVHDIGQYKNEKTDIVLFGHTHNVEVRRGEAALFVNPGEAAGWLTGDSTVAILDTDTLKVDIKDI